From Kryptolebias marmoratus isolate JLee-2015 linkage group LG15, ASM164957v2, whole genome shotgun sequence, a single genomic window includes:
- the LOC108247121 gene encoding histone H3.3C-like, with protein sequence MARTKQIVCKSIRGKASRKLLDTKATRKSIPTTGRVKTPYCYRPGTMAPRESHRYQKSTELLIWKLPFQYLVQEIAQDFKTYLCFQSSAVMAPQEANEAYLVGHFE encoded by the coding sequence atggccagaaccaaacAGATCGTCTGTAAATCCATCAGAGGTAAAGCTTCCAGGAAGCTGCTTGACACCAAAGCCACCCGCAAGAGCATCCCAACCACTGGTAGAGTGAAGACGCCTTACTGCTACAGGCCTGGTACTATGGCTCCCAGGGAAAGCCACCgttaccagaagtccaccgagctgctcatctggaagctTCCCTTCCAgtacctggtccaggagatcgcccaggacttcaagacttACCTgtgcttccagagctcagctgtcatggctccgcaggaggccaacgaggcttacctggtggggcactttgag